Genomic DNA from Rhodospirillaceae bacterium:
GTGTTCGGACAAAATACCGCAATAAGGCCCTTTATCTCATCTTCCGTATAACCTTTGATGACAAAAACACCGGCCTGCTCTACTTCTGCTATGAAGATGGTTTTATCGTCGTATGTTGATTCAACCCTAATCTTAAGGCAAACATCATATGAGTCATCACCTATTTTATCGTGGGTGTTTGCTAGGTTAATCTTTGTTTCTGGTGAAATCGCGTCTTCTAAAAACACACCAGGACTATTGGGTGCCTCGAAGGACACGTCTTTTATATATAAAGTTTGTAATGAAACCAGCCTTTCTTCCTTAGTATCCGACATGATCACTCCTTGTTTTTAGTTTCACAGGGCAGCGAGTTGTTTTCCCACTCTAGTTGTCCGCCCTTAATATAAAAAACATTATCAAGGTTTTTTTTCCTTAAAGACAGACTTGTTTTTTTGCTTAAACCGCCACCATCACAAACAAGCACCATAGCGGTCTTTTTTTTGGGCGGGTTTCCCATAAGATCGTCTTGAGCAACAT
This window encodes:
- the secB gene encoding protein-export chaperone SecB — translated: MSDTKEERLVSLQTLYIKDVSFEAPNSPGVFLEDAISPETKINLANTHDKIGDDSYDVCLKIRVESTYDDKTIFIAEVEQAGVFVIKGYTEDEIKGLIAVFCPNTLFPYIRELVSSLVTKAGFPALLLQPINFDALYAQALEETEQKTKN